Genomic window (Kiritimatiellia bacterium):
GCAAGCGGATGGGTGGGATGGACTATGCGGCAGTCGGACGGGCGATACGTCGTTTTGAAGATCGTTGCGAACGGGAAAAAGGATTGTCTCGGATACGCGAGAAGCTGAAAGGGTCGTTAGTTTCATAACCGGCAAATGTTATAAGTTGAGACGCGTCCCCGATGCCACCCATTTACGGGATTTTCTCCCTCACACATGAAAAATTCCACGTCGTCATCACCCAATACCGGTCCGTTTCTCTCTTTTACGGCCGCCTTGATTTTGTCAACATGCGACTCATGACAACGGAACGCGACGTAGAGATTTTTGTCATCGCGCATGACAAACGCCTCGGTTTGTTCCTCCGCCGCGTTGGCGGTATCGCCAAGGATCATGAATTTGCCCGACTTTCCCGCGCCGTTCCATTCCTCATCGCTGATCTTGCCATCCAATACCGGCGGCTTGGCCGCCTTCGGCACGAACATTTCAGCCGCATGCCCGCTCCAGGCCGCGAGCAAACACGCCGCCGCCAGCGCGAATATTCCGGCACGGGCTTTGCGCCCAACCAATTTTTGATTTGCGGTTTTGGATTTTGGATTATTCATGCCCAAAAAACAGTTTTTCTTCGCTGTTGCCATTTTGTTTTTCCTTTCTTCTTCTGCCTTCCGCCTTCTGCCTTCTGCCTTCTGCCAAAGGAAACTCGCCCCGCCGAGGCGAATCATCGCGCCAGCGGGGTGGCGCTCCTTATCTCGGCGCGCTCCGCGTCTCCAGCGCAGCGGGCGGTGCAATTAACCGCAAAGGCGCAGAGAACGCAGAGCAACCAATGGCCGCCAAAAGCGGCAACTGTATTTGATAGACGTAGGAGCCGCATCCCCATGCGGCGATTCCAAACACCAGATGCATCGCCGAACAGGGGTTCGGCTCCTACCCCCGATTTTGCGCTCTTTTGCGGCAAGTTTGAAATTCCTATACATTGAAATAGGAGTTCTACAAAGCGTGATAACAGCGGGGGGAGATTTTTTTTGAAAAACTTCTGGACATTTCCGCCGATTCCATATAAAAAACGCTCTTGCATTGATCAATCGGAAAAAACATTTCGGGGAGCAAGGCCGTTATGCCGAAAATGAAGACCAAAAAAGCGGTTGCGAAACGTTTCCGCAAAACAGCGTCCGGAAAGCTCAGACACAAGGGCGCCGCCTGCGGACATCTGTTCACAACCAAATCGCCTAAACGCAAGCGCCACGCGCGCCGCGGCTCAACCCTGCACCCCAGCGAGACAAAACGGCTCGTTCATCTGATTTAATCTCTCAAAGGAAAAGATATGCCCAGAGCCACCAACGCCCCTGCTTCGCGCCGGAGAAGAAAACGCCGTCTTGCCTCGGCAAAGGGATTTTCCGGCGCGCGCAGCAAGCTGTTCCGCCAGGCAACCGCGGCCGTGGACCGCGCCATGACGCTGGCCACCATCCACCGCAAACTCAAAAAACGAGATTATCGCGGTTTGTGGATCGCGCGCCTGAACGCCGCCTGCCGGCCGCACGGCATCAATTACAGCCGGTTCATGGAGGGCCTGGCAAAGGCAAAAGTTTCCCTGAACCGCAAAATGCTTTCCGAAATCGCCATTCATGATCCGAAGGGGTTTGCCGAAATCATCGGTCTCGCAAAATCCGCGCGAGGATGACCAGTTTTATCCCGGGCGCTTTCCCCTTGAAAAAAATTCCGCCGTGCCGCGCAGGAAGGGACGTCCGGATGCCGCAAAGGCGGAAAAACTTGAAACTTAAAGGATAAATCCCCGATGAAAATCCTTTTTGTTTATCCCGACCTCAATATCCGCGGCGGGGCCAGAAGCTTTCAGTTCGGAATAGGAATGATCAGCGCCGTGCTGAAAACGCGCGGGCATCAAACCCGCCTGCATTACCTCTTCGGACGATACGATCCCCGGCCGCTCCAACATGATATCGCCGCCTGGCAGCCGGATATCATCGCTTTTTCGGCCGTCTCTCCCCAGTATCATTATGTCCGGCGGCTTTTCCGCGATCTGCAGCCCTTCAAGGCTTTCACTATCCTCGGCGGACAGCACGCCACCCTGTCCCCGGAATGCCTGGGGGAAATTAAAGGCTTGGACGCCGTCTGCGTCGGCGAAGGCGAATATCCCATGCTGGAGCTGGCGGAGGCTCTTGAAAAAAACAACGACCCGTCCGGCATCCGCAACCTCTGGGTCAAAAGAAAAGACGGGGAAATAATCCGCAGCGAAACCAGGCCGTTTGTTGAGAACCTTGACGCCCTGCCTTTTCCCGACCGCGAGCTTTTTGACTATCAGCAGATCGTTGACTCCGATTTCAACACGGCGCTTTTCATGTTTTCGCGCGGGTGCCCCTATGACTGCACCTTCTGCAGCAACCATGTCCTGCGCCGGAAACAGCCCGGCCGGTACGTCCGTTTCCGCTCCGTTGAAAGCGCGCTTGAGGAAATCCGGCAGGTGGCCGGCCGTTACCGGGTAAAAATTCTTTATTTCAACGATGACTGTTTCACCGCTCAAAAATCGTTTTTTGACGAATTCTGCCGCCGTTATCCGCAGGAATTTTCGTTTCCCTTTGACATTAACGCCCGGCCGGAAACGCTGAATGACGGCGTCTGCCAACTCCTGAAAAAAGCCGGCTGCCGCCGCGTGAGCATCGGCATTGAGAACGGCAGTGAACAATTCCGGCGGGAAGTCCTCGGCCGGCGGCAGACCAACGAACAGATTACCGCGGCCTTTGCGGCCTGCCGGCTGGCCGGCTTGAAGACCAAATCGTTCAACATCGTCGGCTTCCCCTATGAAACGCCGGCCATTTTCCGGGAAACGGTGGATCTGAACCGGCGCATCCAGCCCGACAGCGTCATTATCGGAGTGTTTGAGCCGTACCCCGGCACCAAACTGGCCGAAGTGTGCCTGAAAGAAGGATTCATCAACGGCAACAATTCGGAAATGTGTTTTGTCGGGCGCCGGGACACGGTTCTCAATATGCCGCAATTTCCGCGGAAGGAAATTTTAAGCTGTTTCCGTAATTTTGCCGGCAATGTTTACCGGCAGAGCGCGCCGGGCAAGGCCCTTTTTTACAGGGTTTATTATTCCCCCCTGGGCGAAATGATAGTCAGGGCGCTGGCGCCTTTGAAAAATTTCGTGCGCCGGTACGTCATGGGAGTCTGACGGAACGGCATCAGCGCCGGACGCGCGCATTGCCCTCCCAGATGGACCAGACCTGCTCCTCGTCGGCGGGTAAGGCGTAATCGGTCATCAGGGTCGTGGCCAGGGCGCCGCTTGCCCAGCCGAACTGAACCCACTTCTCCGGCTCCCACCCTTTCAGGATGGCATAGAGCAAGCCTCCCACAAACCCGTCACCGCCGCCGATCCGATCCAGCACCGTGATTTCACGCGGTTCCACGACGTGCCATTTGTCGCCCTCGGCCATGATGGCGCCCCAGAGGTGGCGGTTGGCGCTGAGCACTTCGCGCAGGGTGGTGGCGAAAACAGACGCCTGCGGGTACGCTTTTTTTACCCTGCCGATCATTCCCTTGAAACCTTCTATCTTGGAAGCAAGCCCTTTGCCGCCCGCTTCCGGTCCTTCCACGCCGAGGCAAAGCTGGAAGTCTTCCTCGTTCCCGACCAGGATATCGGCCAAACCGGCTATTTCCGAAAAGATTTTGCGCAGTTCATCCTCCCGGCTTTTCCAGAAAGAGGCGCGGTAATTAAGATCAAACGAAATGCGGGCGTTGTGTTTTTTGGCGGCCCGGGCAATTTCAAGGCAAAAAACGCTTGTCTCGGGAGAGAGCGCGCCGATCAGGCCGGAGAGATGGACGATCTGGACGCCTTCCCCGTCGAAAATCCGCTCCAGGTCAAAATCATTCACGTTCAGGGTGCGGCCGACCTCTCCGGCGCGGTCGTTGTGCACGCGCGGTCCGCGCGAGCCATAGCCGCTGTCGGCGATGTTAAACTGGTGGCGATAACCCCACGGGCCGCCCTGTTTGACTTCTTTGCCTTCGCAGGCCATGTGCCGGCCGGCGAGATTATCCTTGATCAGCCTGGCGATCGGACTGTCCTTGACAAAGGTTGTCAGAACCTTGACGGGCAGGCCCAGGGAGGCGGAGACGCTGGCCACGTTGGTTTCGGCGCTGGTGGCCTGCATAAAAAACGTCTCGCTGTTGTGCACGGGCTGGCCGCGCAGAGGCGTAATGCGGACACCCATGCTGGTGGGAACGAGCAAGGCATAAGCGCAATTTTTCCTGAGTTCTATTTTCATTTTTTTCTCCTGATGCTCTGAAACGCAATTTTCTTTTCGCGCGGTTGTCTGCGTAGATTATAACGATAAAATAATTCGTCAAGCCCGATCGCGCCGCAATCTTTCCGGCGCGCGGCGGCCGGTTTGCGCCGCAACATGATTAACCCCCAACGACTTGCTTGTTTTTATTTTTCTTTTATGGCAAAGTCTTTGCCGTCTCAAACAGTTTCTGTTCCGCGGTCTCGGCGGCAAAAATGAATTATTTCTTGCCATCCGCCGGTCAAGGGGCGGAAGACGCGCAAACAACAATGATTGCAGGCCGTCATAATATGACGGCGCAAGACCGTCCGCGCTGCGCGGGCCAGCAAAAAAATGCCGGAAATATCGTCATTAACCGTTTCAGCCGTTGTAACCGGGTCGGTTTTGCTTGTTTTTTTCCTGGCGTGGCTGTGTTTCCCGCAGGCAACCAACGGCCGGCTGGCGGCGTTTCCCAGAAACCGCCTGCCGGGAATAGCATTGACCGCCGTTGATATTACCCTCATCGCGTATCTCCTGCTCTCGGAAGGTTTTTCATGGATTGAAGCTTATCGCCCGCTCGTGTTCGTTGCGGCGCCGGCGGCATTCGCAATCGTGGTCATTTTCATGGACGAACTGCTTTCCGTCAGGGCGCTGGGGGGGCTTTTTCTCTTAATCCCGTTCTGGATTCTCAAGACGGCCTTTATGCATCCCTCTTCCGCCCGGCTCCTGATGACTTCCTTCGCCTACCTGGTGGCGGCGGCGGGCATGGCGCTGATCTGGAGCCCTTACCTGTTCGGCCGGATCGTAAAACGCGCCAGAGCCGGCGGACCGGCCGGATACATTATCGGATTTTCAGGCGCCGCCCTGGGAACGGCGATGATTATCCTGGGGTTTTTTGCCTATTGATTTTCCCATGGCTCAAGACGGAAAAATATCGCGGATACTGATATTGGGGGGCGCGCGCAGCGGCAAAAGCAGTTACGCCCTGAAACTTGCCGAACAAAACTGGCGCCGGCCGCTCTATATCGCCACCGCCGAGGCCTTTGATGATGAAATGGCCGCGCGGATCGCGGCGCATAAAAAAAGCCGCTCCCGGCGCTGGGCCTGCGCGGAAGAGCCGTTGGAAATAGCCCGTCTGATCAGGCAGACGCCCCGCCTTTGCCCGGCGCGCGACGTGCTCCTCGTTGATTGCTTCACGCTCTGGCTTAACAACGTGATTTTCAGAGAGGGATTGGAATCTTTTGCCGGGCGGAAAAAGGAATTGCTGAAAGCGTTGAAAACCGCTAAAAAGAGCTTGATCATGGTCAGCAACGAAGTCGGTTTGGGAATCGTGCCGGACAACGCGGCCGGCCGGCAATTCCGCGACCTGGCCGGACGTTTGAACCAGGACCTGGCGGCCGCCGCCGATACGGTCGTGCTGATGACGGCCGGATTGCCGCTGATTCTCAAGGGGCATAAAGACAAATATGCAGAATAATCAGTCATTATTTGAAGAAACCATCCGTAACATCAAGCCATTGCGGGGGGATTTGATCGCCCGCGCTTACGAGCGGCTTGATAATCTCGCCAAACCAAAACGCAGTCTGGGTTTCCTGGAGGAAATCGCCGCGCGGCTTGCGGTTATAATCGGCGGCGAAAAACCTGCTATGGGCAAACGCCGCGTCTGCATTTTCGTCGGCGACCACGGCGTGGTCCGCGAAAGCGTCAGCGCTTATCCCCAGGAGGTAACGCTGGCCATGGTGCACAATTTCATTGCCGGAAAAGCGGCCATTAACGTGCTCGGCCGCCGCGCCGGCGCGGAAGTTGAGGTGATTGACGTTGGCATGGCATGCGACCCCGGACAATTGCCCGGCCTCGTCCGGCAAAATGTCCGCCGCGGAGCGGGCAATATCGCCAGGGGCCCGGCCATGGCAGTTCATGAGGCCTTGCAGGCCATAACCGTCGGCATAAACCGGGCCGAAATTGCGTTTGAACAGGATGTTGCCGTGCTGGCGACCGGTGAAATGGGCATTGGCAATACCACGCCCGCCACGGCGCTCTTTGCGGCCTATCTCAACCTGCCGGCGGATAAACTGGTCGGACCGGGCACCGGCTTGGATGAAGCGGGCGTGCGGAAGAAGGCGGAGATCGTCGCGGCCGCTTTGGCTGTTAATCGGGAGCGGTGCGGCAGCGCGCTGGAAACTTTGGCCGCGCTCGGCGGCCTTGAAATCGCGGGAATCTGCGGCCTGTGCCTCGGCGCGGCGGCCCGTTCCCGGCCGGTTGCGGTGGACGGATTTATTTCCGGCGCCGGCGCGCTCGCGGCGATCAGGATTTGCCCGGCCGTCAGGGATTATCTCTTTTTTGCCCATCTCAGCGCGGAATCAGGGCACCGCCTTTTTTTTGAAAAGGAAAAATTGCGGCCGCTTATCAGCCTTGACATGCGGCTGGGCGAAGGGACCGGCGCGGCGATTGCCATGCAAATCATGGAAGACGCCCTCGCGGTCTACAACGAAATGGCGACTTTTGCCGAAGCCGGCATCGCGCCGGGCGCGTAAAAATTTTTATTTTTAGACGTAGGAGCCGCATCCCCATGCGGCGATTCCAAACACCAGATGCATCGCCGAACAGGGGTTCGGCTCCTACCCACGATTTTGCGCTCTTTTGCGGCAAGTTTGAAATTCCTATGCATGGATTTAGTTGCAACTTAAACTTGCGGAACGGCGAAGAAAAACAAGAAAACATCTTTCTTTTATTTGGGTTGCGGGCATACCCGCTTTGGATATGATAAAAAACTTTATCACCGCAATCCGGACTCTGACCATTCTGCCGGTTCCGGGACCGGAAACGGAACGGCCGGCCGATGCGCTTTATTTTTTCCCCCTGGTCGGCGCGCTGCTCGGCGGGGCGGTCGCGGCGGCCGCCTGGCTGCTGGGCGGCCAGCTCAACTGGCCGGCCGGCGCGGCGGTGGCCGGCGTGGCCGGCCTGGTGTGGCTGACGCGCGCGTTGCATCTGGACGGTCTGAGCGATACGATTGACGCTTGTTTCGCCGCTCCGGAACGGGAACGGCGGCTGGCAATCATGAAAGATCCGCACATCGGCGCTTTCGGCGCGGCGGCAATCGTCCTGGCGCTTCTTATTAAGGCGGCCGCTTTGGAAAGACTGTGCGCGGTTGGTTGCTGGCGCTGGATCGTCCTGCCGGTGATTCTTTCCAGGACCGCGATGGTTTTTATAGCCGTATACCTGCCGTACGCCCGCGCGGAAGGCGGCAAGGCCGCGGCTTTTTTCAACGGGGCCAAACGAAAGCATTTCCTGGCTGCCGCCGTAACGGCCGTTTTATTCTGCTTGCTGTGCGCGGGAAGCGCCGGCTTGCCGGCCGCCGCCGGCGCGCTTATCGCCGGGCTGCTGATCATGCGCTGGATGAAACGCGCCTTCGGCGGCGCCACCGGAGACTTGCTGGGTTTCACGGGCGAAATGACGGAATTGCTCCTCTATTTCCTGCTGGCGGCGTTTTCCACGCTCAATTAAAAATGAGACGAAAAATTATCCGGACAATTTTTTTTATCGGCGGCGTTTGCCTGCTGGCGGCGGGCTGCCGTCCTGGCGCGCCCCCGGAACAATCCGGGGAAAATATCCCCCCCGGCCGCGCGGTCGCCTGGAATAATCTTGAAAAACATCTCGCCCGCCGTTCGGCGCCGGCGCCAACCGGAGAAATAAAAAGCCGGCTGATCAACTATCTGGCCGGCGCTTCCGTGCGGGGCCGCTACGGCGTTTATTTTGAAAACCTGAATTCCGGCGCCCGGTTTGGAATCAACGAGAATGAACCCTGTAACCAGTGGAGCCTTCTCAAGGTGGCGGTGGCGGCAACCGTCCTGAAAAAAATTGAACGCCGGGAATTGAGTCTGGCCGATAAAGTTAAATTGAGCGCGGCGGACCTGGATACGGCCACTCTTTTCCCGGAATTAAACCGCGCCGGGGATGATTTGACCGTGCGCGAACTTCTGGAACGGCTGATCAGGCATTCCGATAATGCCTCCTCCGCCGCGCTCGGCCGCCTTTTCAAGGCCGATGAATTCCAGGAAACGCTCCTGGCCATGGGCGCCCGGCCGGCGCCGCCCGGCCAGCCCGCCAATTTTCTGCCGCCGGCCTCTCCCAGGGAATACGCCAATATTCTGCGCGACCTTTATCTTGCCGGCTATCTCTCCCGGCCGTCATCGCAATTAATCCTGGCTCTGATGGCCGACACTTGTTACGACAGCCAGATTCGCGCGGGATTGCCGGGCAAAGTCAAGGTGGCCAACAAGGTAGGCTTTAACGCCGGCTGCGGCGAATTCCATGATTGCGGCATTGTCTGCCTTCCTGGCGCGCCCTACCTGCTCTGCATCATGAGCAGAAACAGCACGAGGGAGGAAGCGGAGCGCGTGATGAAAGAGCTTTCGCGGCAGATCTACGAGTTTGCGCGCGAAACAGCGCAGCATTACTGAACCCTTGCGGGATTGACGGCCCTATTTTTTCCCCGCCGGCCGGCGGCGTTGTTTGACGATTTCCTCGGCCAGCGCAAACGGCACGGCCTCGTAGCGCTCAAAATGCATGGTATAAAATGCGCGGCCCTGGCTGACGGTGCGGATGACGTTCGCATAACCGAACATCTCGCTCAATGGCGCCATCCCGGTAATGACGCGGTTGGTCCCCTGCATTTCCATGGAGTCAATGCGGCCGCGCCGCTGGCAGACGCTGCCTGTAATCGGCCCGACAAACTCCTCCGGCGTGGTTACTTCAAGCGACATGACCGGTTCAATTAATTCTGGCTGGCATTTCAGAAACACCTCGTTAAAACAGGCGCGGCCCGCCTCCTGGAAAGCGTGGTCGTTGGAATCAACCTCGTGAAACGAGCCGTCAAACAGCGTGACGCGCATATCCACCACCGGGAATTTTGCGAACGGCCCCTTCTGCATGGCCTTGATGACGCCCTTTTCAACGGCCGGAATATACTCCGCCGGAATATGGCCGCTGCGGATTTCGTTTACAAACTCAAATCCGACGCCGGTATCCAGCGGCTCCAGACGCAGGCAGACGTGGGCGTACTGTCCACGCCCGCCGCTCTGTTTGACGTGTTTGTAATATCCCTCGGAGACCACGGTCCCGGTTTCGCGGAAAGCCACCTCCGGTTTCCCGACCGTTGCCGCGACCCCGAATTCGCGCCGCAGCCTTTCAACCAGGATCTCAAGATGCAGTTCGCCCATGCCGGATATGACCGTTTCCTTTGTCTCCTGGTCAAGCTTCACCAGGAAAGTCGGGTCTTCCTCCGCCAGGCGATAGAGCGCCCCGGAGAGTTTTTCGCTCTCCAGGCGGCTCTCGGTGCGGATGCTGACCGACATGACCGGCGCCGGAAATTCAATGGCCTCAAGGATGATCGGGTCGTTTTCGTCGCAGAGAGTGTCGCCGGTGCGCGCCTCGCCGATACCCACCGCGGCGACAATGTCCCCGGCAAAGGCGTATTCAATGCCTTCCTGCCGGTTTGCGTGAATGCGCAGCAACCGCCCGACGCGCTGTTTGATATCCTGGGTGCTGTTCAGGACGGTCGCGCCGGACTTGATCGTCCCGGAATAAATCCTGATATAAGTCAGCTTGCCGGCGTGCTTGTCGGAGACGATTTTAAAAACGACGGCGGAAAATTTTTCGTCGTCCTGGGGCAGACGCTTGCAAACGGTCTGCTTTGAGGCGTCGCGGAAGCCTTCCACCGGCGGATCATCAACAGGCGAGGGCAGGAAACGAACTATGCCGTCCAACAGGCGCTGGATACCCTTGTTTTTAAAAGCGGACCCGCAATAGACCGGCACCACGCGGCGGGCGATTGTGGCCTTGCGGATGATTGAGAGAATCTCGGCTTCGGATAAATCCTGGCCGGCGAGGAATTTTTCCAGGAGAACATCGCACTGCTCGGCGCATTTTTCCACCAGGTTTGCGCGCCATTTGCGCGCCTTGGCCAGTTTGTCGGAAGGAATATCGGTTTCATGAAAAGTCCGGCCCAGGTCTTCATCAGCGTAATAAACCGCCTTCATTGCGATGAGATCAATGACTCCCTCAAAATGCTCCTCCTTGCCGATCGGCACCACCACCGGCACGGCGTTGGCGCCGAGCTCCTCCTGGATTTTTTTGAGGACCTTGAAAAAATCGGCGCCGGTCCGGTCCATTTTGTTCACGAAGGCGATTTTGGGAACGCCGTATTTCTCGCTCTGTTTCCAGACCTGTTCGGACTGCGGCTGGACGCCGCCGACCGCGCAAAAAAGAGCCACGGCGCCGTCCAGCACGCGCAGGCTGCGCTCAACCTCGGCGGTGAAATCAACGTGGCCGGGAGTGTCAATGAGGGTTATATCATGTCCCTTCCAGGGCAGGGTGGTGGCCGCCGAGGCGATGGTGATGCCGCGCTCGCGTTCCTGGTCCATCCAGTCCATGGTGGCCATGCCTTCGTGCACCTCGCCGACCTTGTGCGTTTTGCCGCAGTAAAAGAGGAGCCGCTCGCTGACCGTCGTTTTGCCGGCGTCAATGTGCGCCATAATGCCGACGTTGCGCACGCGCGTGATTTCAATGTGGCGTTTCATTTTCCCTTCTTTCTTTTCAAAAGCGGATGAATATGACAATAACCGCCCCTCCCCGCAAGATTTTTTTCATATTTTTTTTGCCGGCCCGGCCAACAAACCGGATTGACGGGCGGGGATGATATCATGTAATGTCTGCAATTTGAGGTTTGTAAACAAATAATCTTTACGGAGTTTGACATGGGTGGATTCACGTTTCGCGAAATGCTCTTGAACAGCTGGCCGATTATCAGCGTGCTGGCAATCATGTCCGTCATTTCCCTGACGATCATTTTGGACCGTTTTTCCGTTTTACGCCGGGCGAGACTGAACGCGGCGGCCCTGGCCGCCAATCTTCTGAAAATAACCAGGTCGCACGGCCTGCCGGCGGCGCTGGAATATTGCCGCCGTTTTTCACAGCCCGCAGCCAACGTCATGGCGGCGGTCATCATGCGCGGCGGCGGCCGGGAGGCGATGGAACGCGCCGGCCAGCACGCCCTGCAGGCGGAAATAAACCGGCTGGAAACTTATGTGCCGATTCTGGGCACAGTCGGCAGCACCGCCCCGTTTATCGGACTGCTCGGCACGGTGCTGGGCATCATCAAGTCTTTCCAGGATATCGCCATTCACTCCGGCGGCGGCCCGGAAGTCGTATCGGCCGGAATAGCGGAAGCGCTGATCGCCACTGCCTTCGGCCTGCTGGTGGCCATCCCGGCAGTCATGTTTTACAATTACTGCGTGCACAAGATTCAGCGGATGACGCAGGAAATTGACCTGGCCGCGTACGAAATTATTGAGGAACTGCAAAGGACGGGTAATACGCCGTGACCATCGCCCCCAAGAACGGAAAATACCGCATCATGGCGGATATCAATATGATCCCCCTGATTGATGTGGCCCTCGTGCTCCTGATCATCTTCATGGTCATGACTCCTTTCCTGATTAAATCCCAGATAAGAATCAACCTGCCGAAGGCCGGATTAAAGGAAACGGCGCCGCGCCCCGAGGAAATTCTCCAGATCCAGCTTGACGCCGGCGGAACGATTTACGTGGACGGGCAGGCCGTCTCCGAAGAAGCGCTGGAAAGCCGCCTGCGCGCGCGCCTGCCCGACCCGCAGAATCAACCGGTCATGATTGAAGC
Coding sequences:
- the fusA gene encoding elongation factor G — its product is MKRHIEITRVRNVGIMAHIDAGKTTVSERLLFYCGKTHKVGEVHEGMATMDWMDQERERGITIASAATTLPWKGHDITLIDTPGHVDFTAEVERSLRVLDGAVALFCAVGGVQPQSEQVWKQSEKYGVPKIAFVNKMDRTGADFFKVLKKIQEELGANAVPVVVPIGKEEHFEGVIDLIAMKAVYYADEDLGRTFHETDIPSDKLAKARKWRANLVEKCAEQCDVLLEKFLAGQDLSEAEILSIIRKATIARRVVPVYCGSAFKNKGIQRLLDGIVRFLPSPVDDPPVEGFRDASKQTVCKRLPQDDEKFSAVVFKIVSDKHAGKLTYIRIYSGTIKSGATVLNSTQDIKQRVGRLLRIHANRQEGIEYAFAGDIVAAVGIGEARTGDTLCDENDPIILEAIEFPAPVMSVSIRTESRLESEKLSGALYRLAEEDPTFLVKLDQETKETVISGMGELHLEILVERLRREFGVAATVGKPEVAFRETGTVVSEGYYKHVKQSGGRGQYAHVCLRLEPLDTGVGFEFVNEIRSGHIPAEYIPAVEKGVIKAMQKGPFAKFPVVDMRVTLFDGSFHEVDSNDHAFQEAGRACFNEVFLKCQPELIEPVMSLEVTTPEEFVGPITGSVCQRRGRIDSMEMQGTNRVITGMAPLSEMFGYANVIRTVSQGRAFYTMHFERYEAVPFALAEEIVKQRRRPAGKK
- a CDS encoding sugar kinase, which codes for MKIELRKNCAYALLVPTSMGVRITPLRGQPVHNSETFFMQATSAETNVASVSASLGLPVKVLTTFVKDSPIARLIKDNLAGRHMACEGKEVKQGGPWGYRHQFNIADSGYGSRGPRVHNDRAGEVGRTLNVNDFDLERIFDGEGVQIVHLSGLIGALSPETSVFCLEIARAAKKHNARISFDLNYRASFWKSREDELRKIFSEIAGLADILVGNEEDFQLCLGVEGPEAGGKGLASKIEGFKGMIGRVKKAYPQASVFATTLREVLSANRHLWGAIMAEGDKWHVVEPREITVLDRIGGGDGFVGGLLYAILKGWEPEKWVQFGWASGALATTLMTDYALPADEEQVWSIWEGNARVRR
- a CDS encoding radical SAM protein, translating into MKILFVYPDLNIRGGARSFQFGIGMISAVLKTRGHQTRLHYLFGRYDPRPLQHDIAAWQPDIIAFSAVSPQYHYVRRLFRDLQPFKAFTILGGQHATLSPECLGEIKGLDAVCVGEGEYPMLELAEALEKNNDPSGIRNLWVKRKDGEIIRSETRPFVENLDALPFPDRELFDYQQIVDSDFNTALFMFSRGCPYDCTFCSNHVLRRKQPGRYVRFRSVESALEEIRQVAGRYRVKILYFNDDCFTAQKSFFDEFCRRYPQEFSFPFDINARPETLNDGVCQLLKKAGCRRVSIGIENGSEQFRREVLGRRQTNEQITAAFAACRLAGLKTKSFNIVGFPYETPAIFRETVDLNRRIQPDSVIIGVFEPYPGTKLAEVCLKEGFINGNNSEMCFVGRRDTVLNMPQFPRKEILSCFRNFAGNVYRQSAPGKALFYRVYYSPLGEMIVRALAPLKNFVRRYVMGV
- a CDS encoding sugar-binding protein; translated protein: MATAKKNCFLGMNNPKSKTANQKLVGRKARAGIFALAAACLLAAWSGHAAEMFVPKAAKPPVLDGKISDEEWNGAGKSGKFMILGDTANAAEEQTEAFVMRDDKNLYVAFRCHESHVDKIKAAVKERNGPVLGDDDVEFFMCEGENPVNGWHRGRVSTYNICRL
- the cobT gene encoding nicotinate-nucleotide--dimethylbenzimidazole phosphoribosyltransferase, with product MQNNQSLFEETIRNIKPLRGDLIARAYERLDNLAKPKRSLGFLEEIAARLAVIIGGEKPAMGKRRVCIFVGDHGVVRESVSAYPQEVTLAMVHNFIAGKAAINVLGRRAGAEVEVIDVGMACDPGQLPGLVRQNVRRGAGNIARGPAMAVHEALQAITVGINRAEIAFEQDVAVLATGEMGIGNTTPATALFAAYLNLPADKLVGPGTGLDEAGVRKKAEIVAAALAVNRERCGSALETLAALGGLEIAGICGLCLGAAARSRPVAVDGFISGAGALAAIRICPAVRDYLFFAHLSAESGHRLFFEKEKLRPLISLDMRLGEGTGAAIAMQIMEDALAVYNEMATFAEAGIAPGA
- the rplT gene encoding 50S ribosomal protein L20, with translation MPRATNAPASRRRRKRRLASAKGFSGARSKLFRQATAAVDRAMTLATIHRKLKKRDYRGLWIARLNAACRPHGINYSRFMEGLAKAKVSLNRKMLSEIAIHDPKGFAEIIGLAKSARG
- the cobS gene encoding adenosylcobinamide-GDP ribazoletransferase, whose protein sequence is MIKNFITAIRTLTILPVPGPETERPADALYFFPLVGALLGGAVAAAAWLLGGQLNWPAGAAVAGVAGLVWLTRALHLDGLSDTIDACFAAPERERRLAIMKDPHIGAFGAAAIVLALLIKAAALERLCAVGCWRWIVLPVILSRTAMVFIAVYLPYARAEGGKAAAFFNGAKRKHFLAAAVTAVLFCLLCAGSAGLPAAAGALIAGLLIMRWMKRAFGGATGDLLGFTGEMTELLLYFLLAAFSTLN
- a CDS encoding MotA/TolQ/ExbB proton channel family protein, with the translated sequence MGGFTFREMLLNSWPIISVLAIMSVISLTIILDRFSVLRRARLNAAALAANLLKITRSHGLPAALEYCRRFSQPAANVMAAVIMRGGGREAMERAGQHALQAEINRLETYVPILGTVGSTAPFIGLLGTVLGIIKSFQDIAIHSGGGPEVVSAGIAEALIATAFGLLVAIPAVMFYNYCVHKIQRMTQEIDLAAYEIIEELQRTGNTP
- the rpmI gene encoding 50S ribosomal protein L35; the protein is MPKMKTKKAVAKRFRKTASGKLRHKGAACGHLFTTKSPKRKRHARRGSTLHPSETKRLVHLI
- a CDS encoding class A beta-lactamase-related serine hydrolase; translation: MRRKIIRTIFFIGGVCLLAAGCRPGAPPEQSGENIPPGRAVAWNNLEKHLARRSAPAPTGEIKSRLINYLAGASVRGRYGVYFENLNSGARFGINENEPCNQWSLLKVAVAATVLKKIERRELSLADKVKLSAADLDTATLFPELNRAGDDLTVRELLERLIRHSDNASSAALGRLFKADEFQETLLAMGARPAPPGQPANFLPPASPREYANILRDLYLAGYLSRPSSQLILALMADTCYDSQIRAGLPGKVKVANKVGFNAGCGEFHDCGIVCLPGAPYLLCIMSRNSTREEAERVMKELSRQIYEFARETAQHY
- the cobU gene encoding bifunctional adenosylcobinamide kinase/adenosylcobinamide-phosphate guanylyltransferase, with translation MAQDGKISRILILGGARSGKSSYALKLAEQNWRRPLYIATAEAFDDEMAARIAAHKKSRSRRWACAEEPLEIARLIRQTPRLCPARDVLLVDCFTLWLNNVIFREGLESFAGRKKELLKALKTAKKSLIMVSNEVGLGIVPDNAAGRQFRDLAGRLNQDLAAAADTVVLMTAGLPLILKGHKDKYAE